From the genome of Streptomyces sp. NBC_01304:
CGAGGCCCGCCTGATCACGCCGCTCCGTTCGGAGGGCGGGCACCGCAGGTACTCGCGCTATCAGCTGCGGATCGCCGCCCGCGCCCGTGAGCTGGTCGGCCAAGGGACACCCGTCGAGGCCGCGTGCCGCATCGTCATCCTCGAGGATCAGCTCGAGGAGGCGCAGCGCATCAACGCCGAGTATCGCCGGGCCGAAGCCCAGCGGGCCGACAGCCCGAACTGAGCCCGCCCGGCACCACCGGCCCGTCCGGCGTTCGAGGTCGAGGCCGCGGCGGAGGCCCCAAGGGAATGGGGCGGGGGGAGAGTTTCATGCAGCCCACGGCAACCACGCCCTGACCCGAAACCCCCCGTCCCCCGCATCCCCGTGCCCCAGCCGCCCGCCCGCGAGCGTGGCCCGCTCGGTGAGCCCGATCAGTCCCTGCCCGGAACCCGGCACGGCCGGCACCTCCCCCGGCGGCGCCGGATTGGCGACCTCCACGGTCAGCCCCTCCCCCGCCGCTCCCGCCACGGACACCGTGACCTCCGCCCCCGGCGCGTGCTTGCGCGCATTGGTCAGCCCTTCCTGGGCGATCCGGTAGGCGTTGCGCCCGATTCCGGCCGGGACCTTCGCGGGGTCCGGAATGCGGCAGTCCAGGATGACCTTCATGCCCGCCTCACGGGACTCGGCGACCAGCGCGTCGAGGGCGGCGAGGGTGGGCTGGGGCCGTCCGGTCTCGTCGGTGGGTTCGTTGGTGCGCAGCACCCCGATGATCTCCCGCAGGTCCTGCAACGCCTCGTGCGCGCTGTCCCGGATGACCCCGGCCGCACGGGCGACCTCCGCCTGCGGGGCGTCGGGGCGGAACTCCAGGGCGCCCGCGTGCACGCTGAGCAGGGTCAGCCGGTGTGCGAGCACGTCGTGCATCTCGCGGGCGATCTCCTCGCGGGCCAGGCGCTGGGCCTTCTCGGCGCGCAGGGCCGCCTCGGACTCGGCTCGCCGGGCCCGGTCGCGCAGGCTCAGCAGGAGCTGGCGGCGGGAGCGCACGAACATCCCCCAGCCGATCACCACGAGGCTGACCAGAACACCGAACCCCACGGAGACCCCGTACGGCATGTCGGGGTCGGGCCGGTACGCGTAGAAGAACGGCACCGACGCGAGGGAGACGCCGCCGAGCCAGGCGACGTACTTGAAGGGCCGGTGCACGGCGACGGTGAAGACCGCGATCGCGGCCGCGATGCCCGCGGTGTCCGACACCAGGCCGAGCGCGGTGAGCGTGACGGCGAGCTCGACCGGCCAGCGCCTGCGCAGCCAGAGCGCGGCGCAGGCCAGGCCGCCGATCAGCTGGTCGAGGGTGGCCAGGCCGGGAGAGATGTCGGGGTTCTTGCCGATCGCGTCCATGGTCATCATCGCGATCGCAGCGGCCGTGAGGAAGATCAGGAAGTCCACGATCCAGTCGCGGAACGTCCGCCTCGGCCGGCCCTCGCGCGTGCGGTCCCGGTCCGGGTCCAGTTCGACGGCGACGGCGGAGGGCAGCAGCCACGGCCACCGGTACTCCGGCGCCACCTGCGGGAGGGCCTCGCCCGTCCCTTGCCCGGCACCGGGTGCCGGCTGCTTCTCAGCCTTCATGGTCGACTTCTCGGCCTTCATAGTCGACAAATTTACGCAGCTAGGGCGCCCGGAAAGGCCCTCGGGGGCCAATCACCGACGAAAGTAGGGGTCCGGTAGACCTTCGGCGCGGTCCCCGGGGCGGGGCCGCGACCTTGGTCGTCGCGGCCTCGCCCGGTGGCCGATGCGGCCCGGCGCGGGGCCGGGCGACGATCACTGCATGAAGAAGCTGCTGGAGTTCATCGGTGTGATTCTGCTGATTCAGGGCGTGGGCGGTCTGGTCTATGCGCTCTTCGGCTGGGTGAAGTGGGGACTCATCCAGAAGCTGGGC
Proteins encoded in this window:
- a CDS encoding helix-turn-helix domain-containing protein, giving the protein MTADTPLSGRLDDDDYPAYTMGRAAEMLGTTPGFLRAIGEARLITPLRSEGGHRRYSRYQLRIAARARELVGQGTPVEAACRIVILEDQLEEAQRINAEYRRAEAQRADSPN
- a CDS encoding sensor histidine kinase, with protein sequence MKAEKQPAPGAGQGTGEALPQVAPEYRWPWLLPSAVAVELDPDRDRTREGRPRRTFRDWIVDFLIFLTAAAIAMMTMDAIGKNPDISPGLATLDQLIGGLACAALWLRRRWPVELAVTLTALGLVSDTAGIAAAIAVFTVAVHRPFKYVAWLGGVSLASVPFFYAYRPDPDMPYGVSVGFGVLVSLVVIGWGMFVRSRRQLLLSLRDRARRAESEAALRAEKAQRLAREEIAREMHDVLAHRLTLLSVHAGALEFRPDAPQAEVARAAGVIRDSAHEALQDLREIIGVLRTNEPTDETGRPQPTLAALDALVAESREAGMKVILDCRIPDPAKVPAGIGRNAYRIAQEGLTNARKHAPGAEVTVSVAGAAGEGLTVEVANPAPPGEVPAVPGSGQGLIGLTERATLAGGRLGHGDAGDGGFRVRAWLPWAA